A single region of the Procambarus clarkii isolate CNS0578487 chromosome 59, FALCON_Pclarkii_2.0, whole genome shotgun sequence genome encodes:
- the LOC123768213 gene encoding suppressor of cytokine signaling 3 isoform X1 produces the protein MSRRRSNPLDQPDQNEGAANMLTCPNCHHVLAAHSCCGMTLLPPSLQHCPSPPSNTASLASAPPGTLFMGSSLGPVSFSVGSTHQPSPLATPHVSGHMFHFPSVQMASSVVCPSQCHMACHTTAHTQGTCRGACSGMWRWPDSGGQMSAHTVTTRMHTSGGGIVDESAGIKRTLGDIRDSFSSVRDWDDDHVLSATRQALAKSGWYWERLSWREAETLLQSTSLGTFIVRDSADTRFLYSLSVQTERGPTSVRIHYTGGKFRLDCESHMASKVPGFSHVITLIEHYIRLNRKLQRHVWVDAEGKMYSPITIRQPFKRTVPTLKHLSRLAINQSFHRSYSTVCLPPALSQYINEYPFWC, from the coding sequence GTGCTGCCAATATGCTGACGTGCCCCAACTGCCACCATGTGCTGGCAGCCCACTCCTGCTGTGGGATGACTTTACTACCACCCTCCCTGCAGCACTGCCCGAgtccaccatccaacactgcctccCTGGCCTCGGCGCCTCCCGGTACCCTCTTCATGGGTTCTTCTCTAGGCCCTGTTTCCTTCAGTGTCGGCAGCACACACCAGCCATCACCACTGGCTACACCTCATGTCAGTGGACACATGTTCCATTTTCCCTCTGTACAGATGGCAAGTTCTGTAGTTTGTCCCAGTCAGTGCCACATGGCATGTCACACGACGGCGCACACGCAGGGGACCTGCAGGGGGGCATGCAGTGGAATGTGGAGGTGGCCAGATAGTGGAGGTCAGATGTCAGCTCATACGGTAACGACACGCATGCACACATCTGGAGGGGGCATAGTTGATGAGAGTGCAGGTATTAAGAGGACTCTGGGAGACATCCGAGACAGTTTCAGCAGTGTGAGAGATTGGGATGATGATCATGTGTTGAGTGCAACAAGGCAAGCTCTAGCAAAGAGTGGATGGTATTGGGAGCGGTTATCTTGGCGTGAAGCAGAAACACTGTTACAGAGCACCAGCTTAGGCACTTTTATTGTTCGGGACTCTGCAGACACCAGGTTCCTCTACTCACTCAGTGTTCAGACAGAACGCGGGCCCACTAGTGTTAGGATCCACTACACTGGTGGCAAGTTTCGCCTTGACTGTGAGTCACATATGGCTTCAAAAGTCCCCGGATTCTCCCATGTCATCACCCTTATTGAACATTACATTCGATTAAATCGAAAGCTGCAGAGGCATGTCTGGGTTGATGCAGAGGGTAAAATGTACTCCCCAATCACAATTAGGCAACCTTTCAAACGGACAGTTCCAACTCTCAAGCATCTGTCTCGCTTGGCGATCAACCAGTCATTTCACCGCTCATATAGTACTGTATGCCTCCCTCCAGCTTTATCTCAGTATATTAATGAGTACCCTTTCTGGTGCTAG
- the LOC123768213 gene encoding suppressor of cytokine signaling 3 isoform X2 translates to MLTCPNCHHVLAAHSCCGMTLLPPSLQHCPSPPSNTASLASAPPGTLFMGSSLGPVSFSVGSTHQPSPLATPHVSGHMFHFPSVQMASSVVCPSQCHMACHTTAHTQGTCRGACSGMWRWPDSGGQMSAHTVTTRMHTSGGGIVDESAGIKRTLGDIRDSFSSVRDWDDDHVLSATRQALAKSGWYWERLSWREAETLLQSTSLGTFIVRDSADTRFLYSLSVQTERGPTSVRIHYTGGKFRLDCESHMASKVPGFSHVITLIEHYIRLNRKLQRHVWVDAEGKMYSPITIRQPFKRTVPTLKHLSRLAINQSFHRSYSTVCLPPALSQYINEYPFWC, encoded by the coding sequence ATGCTGACGTGCCCCAACTGCCACCATGTGCTGGCAGCCCACTCCTGCTGTGGGATGACTTTACTACCACCCTCCCTGCAGCACTGCCCGAgtccaccatccaacactgcctccCTGGCCTCGGCGCCTCCCGGTACCCTCTTCATGGGTTCTTCTCTAGGCCCTGTTTCCTTCAGTGTCGGCAGCACACACCAGCCATCACCACTGGCTACACCTCATGTCAGTGGACACATGTTCCATTTTCCCTCTGTACAGATGGCAAGTTCTGTAGTTTGTCCCAGTCAGTGCCACATGGCATGTCACACGACGGCGCACACGCAGGGGACCTGCAGGGGGGCATGCAGTGGAATGTGGAGGTGGCCAGATAGTGGAGGTCAGATGTCAGCTCATACGGTAACGACACGCATGCACACATCTGGAGGGGGCATAGTTGATGAGAGTGCAGGTATTAAGAGGACTCTGGGAGACATCCGAGACAGTTTCAGCAGTGTGAGAGATTGGGATGATGATCATGTGTTGAGTGCAACAAGGCAAGCTCTAGCAAAGAGTGGATGGTATTGGGAGCGGTTATCTTGGCGTGAAGCAGAAACACTGTTACAGAGCACCAGCTTAGGCACTTTTATTGTTCGGGACTCTGCAGACACCAGGTTCCTCTACTCACTCAGTGTTCAGACAGAACGCGGGCCCACTAGTGTTAGGATCCACTACACTGGTGGCAAGTTTCGCCTTGACTGTGAGTCACATATGGCTTCAAAAGTCCCCGGATTCTCCCATGTCATCACCCTTATTGAACATTACATTCGATTAAATCGAAAGCTGCAGAGGCATGTCTGGGTTGATGCAGAGGGTAAAATGTACTCCCCAATCACAATTAGGCAACCTTTCAAACGGACAGTTCCAACTCTCAAGCATCTGTCTCGCTTGGCGATCAACCAGTCATTTCACCGCTCATATAGTACTGTATGCCTCCCTCCAGCTTTATCTCAGTATATTAATGAGTACCCTTTCTGGTGCTAG